Within the Saccharopolyspora gloriosae genome, the region CCTCCGCCTGCGCGCGTGATCACAGGTCGTTGAACGGTTTCGCGTATTCGAAGGTGCCGGTGAGTTCCGGGGTGTGGGCGGTGAGCGCGCGGGCTTGGAAGTGCGCGGCCCACTCGGGGTCCGGTGGGGCGATGCCGAGTTCCGTGGACGGCACGAACCCGAAACGCGGGTAGTACTCGGTGTGGCCGAGCAGCACGACGAGCGGTTCGTCGCGCGCGTCGGCGGCGGCCAGCACGGCGTGCATCAGCGCACTGCCGACGCCGCGGCGCTGCACCCGGCTCAGCACCCCGATCGGCCCCAGCCCCAGCGCGGGACGACCGTCCACGTGGCCGCGCGTCGCCACGACGTGACCAACGATCTGCCCGTCCGGCTCGACCGCCACGATCGACAGCGCAGGTATCCACCCGACATCGGCCCGCAACGCATCAACGAGCCCGACCTCGGCCGGAGTCCCTTCCGAACCGGCAAAAGCATCGCGGTGAACATCCCGCACAGCTCCCACATCAGCCCCGCACTCACGCCTCAACAACATGCACCAACCATGCCAACCCCCAACTCCCCCGACAAACCAATTGACCACCACCCTTCAGCTGTGGAATTGGCAGCCTCGTCTCGCCAGCGGCAAAGCCGTGCCTTGCGGCAAAGCCGTGCCTTGCGGCAAAGCCGTGCCTTGCGGCGAAGCCGTGCCTTGCGGCAAAGCCGTGCCTTGCGGCAAAGCCGTGCCTTGCGGCGAAGCCGTGCCTTGCGGCAAAGCCGTGCCTTGCGGCAAAGCCGTGCCTTGCGGCGAAGCCGTGCCTTGCGGCGAAGCCGTGCCTGGATGTGCGAAGCACATAGCCCACGTCAAGAAGGTGACCACCGGCGGGTTCTCAGTGAGCCTCTCGCGAGGACAGCTTTTTCCCTCGTGGCGGAGCCACTAGGGAAAAAGATCCCGCAGCGAGAGGCTCACTGAGGTTCCGCTACCTGTTGTGTCTCGGGAGGTTGTGAACGGGGGACACGGGGCGGATGATCTTGGAATGAGTGAGGACCTCCGGGTTCGGTGTGGATCACGACATCTGCACCGAATACCTGGAGGTCCTCGTGTGTCACCGTAACGCTCCGTTGACTGAGACGGGCAGGCTGCGTCTGGCTCGGTGTGTCGTGGACGATCGCTGGCCGTTGCGGCGTGCGGCTGAGCGTTTCCAAGTCTCGCCCAGCACCGCGCAACGGTGGGCGGATCGGTATCGCACCGAGGGCGAGGCGGGGATGGCAGACCGGTCCTCGCGTCCGCATCACAGTCCGCGGCGCACTCCGTCGCGCACCGAGCGGCGGATCATCAAGGTCCGGGTGATCCGCCGGTGGGGGCCGGCACGGATCGCGTTTTTGCTGGGCTTGAACCCGGCTACCGTGCACCGGGTCTTGGGCCGCTACAGGCTGGCCCGGCTCGCACACCTGGACCGGGCCACCGGGCGGGTGATCCGCCGCTACGAGTACCCGCAGCCCGGCGGCCTCGTCCACGTCGACATCAAGAAAGTCGGCAACGTCCCCGACGGCGGCGGCAGCAAAGTCCTCGGCCGCCAGGCCGGCAGCCACAACAGCCAGGCCACCGTCACCGACCGCCGCCGCGCCGGCGGGAAGAAACCCGCCATCGGCTACAGCTACCTGCACAACGCCGTCGATGACCACTCGCGGCTTGCCTACACCGAAATCCTTCCCGACGAGACACGCGAAACCGCCGCCGCGTTCTGGCAACGAGCACACACATTCTTCACCGATGCCGGGATCACCGTGCTCCGAGTACTGACCGACAACGGCTCCTGCTACCGCTCCCACCTCTGGACCGCCACACTCACCGCCGCCGGCATCACACACCTCCGCACCCGCCCCTACCGACCCCAAACCAACGGCAAAGTCGAACGCTACAACCGCACCCTGCTCGACGAATGGGCCTACGCCCAGCTCTACCTCTCCGACACCGAACGCCGAAACGCCCTCCCACACTGGCTCCACACCTACAATCACCACCGCGGCCACACCGCACTCGGCGGCCACCCACCCGCCAGCCGCGTCCCCAACCTCACAAGACACAACAGCTACCCGACCACCCAAGCAAAAAGAGCCGTCAAACAGAACAAAAGTCATCGAGTAGCAAGCCGGAGGAGTCCCCAGAGTTGGGCTATGGCGTCCTGATCCCCCGCGGTGGTGATCTCCCGGTCCGGTAGGCGCCCCCACAGCCAGAGGTAGATCAGGACCGGGTCACCACTGATCAACGCGTCCGCGGACACCGACTCGTCCGGGCCGGTGCGCTGCACGACGGTGCGGGTCGGGTCCGCGTAGACCAGCCATTCGGCGTCCGCTGTGGACACTCCGACCGAGCAGGGGCGCGTCGAGGTGATGCCGACCGCGTGCAACCGGTAGCCGAGCCACAACCGCAGCGCCTCGTCGATGCCGTCGAGCGCCACGTCCACGTCGATGCCGGTGCGGTCCACTCCGGCCGCCCCCTGCACGTCGACCCGGTGCACGGTCGTGGCGTGCAGCACCCGGCGGATCCAGAACCGCACCGTGTGCTCCTCCGGCCACCAGGTGGGGCAAGCGTCCTCGGGCGGGCGCGTGCCGAACTCGGCGAGCAGCTCGGCGAGGCGGGCGGTGAATCGCGCCGTCACCTCGCGCAGGCTCACCGGATCCGGCACCGCCCACGTCTCGGCGGTCTGTTCGGAAGCCCCCATCCAGGTCAGCACGTCCTCGCATTGACCGCCGAGGAACCAGATCGTCTCGGCGACCGTCCTGCCCGAGGCGCCCTGAACCGGCGCGTCCGGATGCACGTCGTGCGTCGCCGCGGTGAGCAACTGGCCTTCCACACCGATCAGGTCGAGCATCCGGCCCGGATCGATCGACAGGTCCGCAGGCGGCTTCAAGGTCATCGGGCGGCCCCGGACAGGCTGCGCTCGACGATGTCGACGAACTCGGCCGCATGCCGCAGGCAGGTTTCGGCCTCGCCGGGAGTGACGCCGGGACTGCCCGCCTCGGCTGCGGCACGGCGCAGCGAGCCCGCGGTGAAATGCGCGGCCCACTCGCGCAGTTCGGGGGCGACCCCGGTGAGCTGGAGCCAGACGCTGCCCGAGCGCCGCGATCGGCTACGCCAGGAGCGGGCGACGACCACGGCGGTCGCGGCGCGCAGCGCGGCCAGATGCGCGAACACGTAGCACTCGGTGGCCCGCGTCGCGATCCGCGCGTCGCGCAAGCACGTTTGCGCTTGTTCCAGCAGCGCACGAGCACCCGCGGGCGGCGCGGGCGCGGTCACCGGAAGCCAGTCGTCGCCGTGTCCGCGTCGGTCGTCGCGGCGGGCAGGCAAGGTGTCGCACTGCCTGCGCTGCGCTGCGTCACCGGACCGGCGCTGCGCCGGGATGGGCAGCGAGCCCGGGATGTGCGGATGTGCGGATGGGGACATCAGTGTTCTCCGCTCGGTCACGACGATGCCGATCCGGGCGTCACCGGGACGTCCTGGACCGCGATGGGCGTGGTGAGCCGGGGGGAAGCCGGCCGTCCGGCGGCGGAGTGCTTCCCCCACCCCACCGCCGGACGTGACGTGCGAACCGAAGCCGAGCGCCCTATCCCGGACACCTGCGGTACCCGAAAACCGGACTTCGAACTTCAGTTCGACTGCCGCCAGAGTAGACCCGAGTCGCGAGGAGCTCAAGGCCTGCGCACTAGATCACCTGTTCGAGTCACGTCACAGTCGAGTCGCCCACCAGCGCCGACACGTCCGTCCGGTCGGGCAGGCCACCGCAGTTCGATCAAGACCGGACGGCACCGGCCTTGCCCGACCCTCTAGTGTTCGGCGCGTGACAGCCGCGCCCTCACCGCACATCGACCGCATCGTCGAGCTGACCACCGACCAGCTCAGGGCACGCTTGGCCGAAGCGCTACAGGTCTACGTGGACGCGATGGGCTACCCGCCGTCCACCGCGCAGCAGCGCGCCCCCATGTGGTCGGCGCACATGATGCGGGCGGGCTGGCGCTGCGTCGCCGCGTTCAACGATGCCGACGAACTCGTCGGCATCGGCTACGGCTACCTCGGCGTGCCCGGCCAGTGGTGGCACGAGCAAGTGTTCCGCGGCCTGCTCACCGTCACTCCCCGTGCCGAAGCCGAGCAGTGGATGCGCGACTACTTCGAACTCACCGAACTCCACGTCCGCCCCGACAGCCAGGGCGGCGGCCTCGGCGAGACCATCCTGCGCCGGCTGCTCGACGGCGCCCCCGGCCACACGGTCCTGCTGTCCACTCCCGAAGGCCCGACCCGCGCCTGGAAGCTGTACCGCCGAGTCGGCTTCGCGGACGTGCTCCGCCACTACCAGTTCACCGGCGACCCGCGGCCGTTTGCCGTCCTGGGCCGCGGCCTTCCCCTTTCCTGACACCGAAAACGGGGGCCTGGGCTTCCCCGGCCGAGCCGCACGCTCGCCTGGGGAAGCCGCGGAATGCGACTCACAGCTCGGCGAGTTGCTCCCGGAGCGTGTCGAGGCCCATCGAACCGAGTTCCAGCGCGCGGCGGTGGAAGTCCTTCGAGTCGAAGGCAGCGCCGTAACGGGCTCGGGCGTCGTCCCGGGCCGCTCGCCAGAGGCGTTCGCCGATCTTGTACGAGGGCGCCTGTCCCGGCCAGCCCAGGTAGCGGTCGATCTCGTCGTGCACCTGGGCCGGTTCGGCGACGGTGCGGGTGAGCATGAACTCCGCGGCCAGCTGCGGCGTCCAGCGCTCCCCTTCGTGGAACCCGGTTCCCGCGGGGATCTCCAGCTCCAGGTGCATGCCGATGTCGACGATCACCCGGGCGGCGCGGAACAGCTGGTCGTTGAGCATGCCCAGCAGGTCGCCGTCGTCGCCGAGGTAGCCGAGCTCCCGCATCAGCCGCTCCGCGTACAGCGCCCAGCCCTCGGCGTGCCCGGATACGACGCAGGCCAGCCGCTGGAACTTGTTCAACCGGCCCGCCTGGTGCACGGCCGTGGCGATCTGCAGGTGATGTCCCGGCACGCCTTCGTGGTAGACGACCGTCGTCTCCCGCCACGTCGGGAACTCCTCGCGGTCCGCGGGCACCGACCACCACATCCGCCCCGGCCGGGTGAACCCGTCCGTCGGGCCGGTGTAGTAGGCGCCGACGCCGCCGCCGGGCGGGGCGATGCGGCACTCCAGGGCCATCAGCTCGTCGGGAATGTCGAAGTGCGTGCCGCGCAGGTCCTGCAGCGCCTGGTCGGAAAGGCGCTGCATCCACTGCTGCAACCCGTCCTGGCCGTGCACCCGGTACTGCGGGTCGACGTCGAGCTGCGCGGCGGCTTCGGCGAGCGTCGCACCGGGGCGGATGCGGTCGGCGACCTGCTTCATGTCGGCCTCGATGGCGGCGAACTCCTCCCAGCCCCACTCGTAGGCCTCGCGCAGGTCCAGCGCGGCGCCGGTGAAGTACCGCGACCACAACCGGTAGCGCGACTCGCCCACCGCGTCGGCCTGCGGCGCCTTCGGCGCGAGCTCGGTGCGCAGGAACTCCGCCAGTTCCGCGTAGGAACGCGCCGCCCCGGTGGCCGCCGCGTCCAACTCCGCGCGCAGCGAGTCGGTGACCTCGGCGCGGCCGACGAGGCTCGCGAAGTACGAGCTCCGGCCACCGGCGCCCGCCCAGGTCTCGCACTGCTCGGCGACCTTGGTGACCTGGCGGATCGCGGCAACATCACCGCGCGCAGCGGCCTCGGTCAACCCGGCGCGCAGGTTCGACACCGCCTCCGGCATCCGCTCCAGCCGTCGCGCGATGGTGCGCCACTGCTCGGGGGTGTCGGTGGGCATCAGGTCGAAGATCTGACGCAGGTTCTGCACCGGGCTGGCGATCACGTTCAGCGCGGACATGTCGGCGCCGGCTTCGTGCAGCTCCACGTCCAGGCCGATCCGTTCCAGGAACACCGCCTTCGCGGCGCGCTCCCCTGCATCGGCGGGTTCGGTCGCGGTCATCTCCGCCAGCGACCGCCGGGCCAGCTCACCCCGAGCGCGGTGCGCATCGGGTGAGTAATCGGTCAGCAGCTCATCACCACCCGGAAGGCCGAGCGCCGTCGCCTCGATCGGGTCCAGCACGGCGAGTTCGTCGACGAAACGGTCGCTGATCTGGTGCACGCCACTGCTCTCGGATGCCATGTGACGAAGGTTATCGCGCCACGGAACGGCCTTCGCCACCTTCAGTGTTCGGCGATGATCGCGCCGCCGTCGCGCGCACGGCGATCAGCGGAAGCCGGTGCGAGCATCACCGGCGTGCGAGGCGAAACGATGCGCGGCGGCAGGCGAGCCATCCTGATGTTGCTGATGACCCTGGTCGGCGCGCTGCTCAGCGGGTGTCTGCACACCAACGCGTCGGTGACGCTCACCGACGACGACACGGCCAACGGCGAGCTGCTGCTGACCACCGAGACCCCGGATGGTCAGGTGCCGTTCCGCCTGCGCCCGCCGGACGACCTCGCCGACCGGGTGCAGGTGACGCCGTACAACGAACAGGGCCGGGTCGGGTCGCGGCTGACGTTCCGCAACCTCGAGTTCGACGAGCTGGAGCGGCTCAGCAACGCGCTCAGCCCGTCCGACTCCCGGTACAACGTGCACCTGGAGCGGCAGGGCTCGCTGGTGGAGTTCACCACGATGCTGGACATGACTCCGCTCGCCGACACCGACTCGTCGATCCGGATCGAACTCACCGCGCCGGGCGAAGTGACCTCCACCAACGGCAAGGAGACCTCCGGAGTCGTCACGTGGGCGCCGGAACCGGGCGAGGTCAGCGAGCTGAAGGCCACGTTCCAGTACTCCGGGTCGGGAATGGGCGTCGGCTTCGTGTGGACGATGCTGCTCGCCGGGCTGACGTTGTGCGTCGTGATCGCCGTCGCGTTCCTCGCGCAACGCTCGCACGAGCGGGAACGCGCCGAATCCGGAGAGCTCCGGTCTTGACGGCGCCGGCCGAGCCCGGCCCCGTTCGTGCCCGCCAGGGACGCGTCCCGCAGGATGGGGCGGTGCCCATCAAGGAATCCGCACCGCAGCTGAACGGCCTCGCGGACACGACCATCGAGGACACCGTGGAATCCGATCTCCCCGGTCAGGTGCAGCGCACCCTCACCGAACACGTGGAATCCCGGCTGGCCGAGTGCGCGGAACTCGACAGCGGATTCGCCGCCGCCGTGCGGGAGCTGAGCCGGTTCGTGCTCGGCGGCGGCAAGCGCATCCGGCCGACGTTCGCGTGGTGGGGGTGGCGCGCGGCGGGGGGTGCCGCGGAGGGTCCTGCGGCCGAGGCGATGCTGCGGACCGCGAGCTCGCTGGAACTCATCCAGGCCTGCGCGCTGGTGCACGACGACCTGATCGACGAGTCCGACACCCGCCGCGGCCATCCGACGGTGCACCGCAAGTTCGCCCGCACGCACTACGAGGAGCGCTGGGCCGGAGGCTCCGCGCAGTTCGGCATGAGCGCGGCGGTGCTGCTCGGCGACCTGGCGCTGGCCTGGGCCGACGACATGCTGCACACCGCCGGTCTCGAACCGGCCGCGCTGGTCCGCGGCCTGCGGCCGTGGCGGGCGATGCGCACCGAGATGCTCGCCGGGCAGTACCTCGACGTGTTCAGCCAGGTCCGCGGCGACGAGACCCCGGAGGCGGCGCTGCGGGTCGCGGAGCTGAAATCCGCCTCCTACACGGTGGCGCGTCCGCTGCAGCTGGGCGCGGAGATCGCGGGCGCCGATCAGCGGACGCTGGCCGCGCTGGAGAACTTCGGGCACGACATCGGGGTGGCGTTCCAGCTGCGCGACGACCTGCTGGGCGTGTTCGGCGACCCGGAGGTCACCGGTAAGCCCGCCGGGGACGATCTGCGGGAGGGCAAGCGCACGCTGCTCATCGCGGAAGCGCTGCAGGAGGCCCGCGCGCAGGGCGACGAGCGGGCCGTGGCCGAACTGCGGGCGGTGCTCGGCGACCCCGACGTGTCCGCCGACCGGATCGAGTCGGCCCGTTCGGTGCTGGTGCGGCTCGGCGCGCAGACCGCAGTGGAGAAGCGCATCGCCGAGCTCACCGGCAGCGCGCACCGGACGCTGAACTCGGCCGGATTGGCCGAGCCCGCGGCGACCAGGCTCGGGGAGCTCGCGGTGGCGGTCACCGACCGGACCCACTGATGCGGCGGGTTCCGGGCCGCACCGGGCACGTCGTGGTGGTCGGTGCCGGGCTGGCCGGCCTCGCGTGCGCGCTGCACCTAGCCGGTGCCGGGCGCGAGGTCACCGTCGTCGAACGCGACGCGCTCCCGGGCGGGCGGGCCGGGCGGCTGGAGTTCGACGGGTACCGGGTGGACACCGGTCCGACGGTGCTGACCATGCCGGACCTCGTCGATGAGGCGTTGTCGGCGGTGGGCGACTCGCTGGCTTCCCGGCTGGACCTGATTGCGCTGCACCCGGCCTACCGGGCGCGTTTCGCCGACGGTTCCGCGCTGGACGTGCACACCGACGGCGACGCGATGGAGCAGGAGGTCCGCCGGTTCGCCGGTGCCGAGGAAGCGGCCGGGTACCGGCGGCTGCGGCGGTGGCTCACCGAGGTGTACCGGGCCGAGATGGGCCGGTTCATCGACGCCAACTTCGACTCACCGCTGAACCTGGTCACGCCCGAGCTGGGCAGGTTGGCCGCGCTGGGCGGATTCGGACGGCTCGGTCCGGCGATCGGGCGATTCTTGCGGGACGAGCGGCTGCGCCGGGTGTTCTCGTTCCAGGCCCTCTACGCGGGGCTGGATCCGCGGCGGGCGCTGGCGCTGTACGCGGTGATCTCGTACATGGACACCGTCGGCGGCGTGTGGTTCCCACGCGGCGGCATGCACGCGCTGCCCACCGCGATGGCCGCGGCCGCGGCGAGCGCCGGGGTGCGGTTCCGCTACGGCGCCGAGGTCGACCGGCTGGAGCAGCGGTCCGGGCGAGTCGTGGCCGTGCACGCGGGCGGAGAGCGGATCGAAGCGGATGCCGTGGTGCTCACGCCGGACCTGCCGGTCGTGCACCGGCTGCTCGGCGGGCAGCGGCGGCGGCTGCGGTGGTCGCCGTCGGCGGTGGTGGTGCACGCGGGCACCACCCGCAGCTGGCCGGGCACCGCGCACCACACGATCTCCTTCGGCGCCGCCTGGGAGGACACCTTCACCGAGATCATCAAGCGCGGCCGGCTGATGAGCGACCCGTCGCTGCTGGTCACCCGGCCGACGGCGAGCGATCCGGCGCTGGCCCCCGATGGCAGGGAACTGCACTACGTGCTGGCGCCATGCCCGAATCTGGACACCGCGGACTTCGACTGGGACCGGCTCGGACCGGCCTACCGGGATGAGCTGTTCGCGACGCTGGAGGCCCGCGGTTTCGACGGATTCGCCGACTCCGTGGAGGTGCACCGCGTCGTGACGCCCGCCGGGTGGGCCGCGCAGGGGCACGCCGCCGGGACGCCGTTCTCCGCCGCGCACACCTTCGCCCAGACCGGGCCGTTCCGGCCGCGCAATCTGCTGCGCAGCCCGGAGAACGTGGTGCTGGCGGGTTCGGGGACGACTCCGGGAGTGGGAGTTCCGCCGGTGCTGATCTCCGGGAAACTGGCGGCCCGCCGCATCACCGGGTGATTCCGTTCGCCGCCGGAGGCGACCAGCACATCCGGCTCCTGGATTTCCCGAGATTTTCTCCCGGTTTCGCATTCGGCCGATGCGCTGATCGCATGTACCGCCCGTCACCGCGCACACACCCGACGTGCATTAGTCCATTTGAGAGAATCCAGGGAAAACCGGCAACGAGGTCGCTCCCGCACAATTCAAGGCGAGGGAACCTGCCCTCGCCTTGAATTCACCGGAACGAACCGGCGCCCCGCGGAACCGGCCGGCTCAGGCCCCCGACCGCGCGTACTGCGGTTGCAGCGCGTGCCGCGGCCGCGGCCGGGCGGCGGTGAGCGTCTGCGGCAACCGGCCCCACCACGGCCTGCTCACCAGTGCGCCGAGCACCGCGCCGGTGGCGTTGAGCAGCACGTCGTCGGCCGACACGACGCGTCCGGTGAGCACGGTGTACTGCAGCAATTCGATACCGCAGGTCACCGCGATGGCACCCAGCGAAATCCGGCTCCAACTCCCGAACCAGGACGTTCGCACCGGGATCAGCGCCCCGAACGGCGCCAGCAGCAGCAGGTTGCCGACCAGCTGCAGCCACGGCAGCAGATCGCCCGGCGCTGCCTGCAACGCCACCCCGAGGTCGGTTCCGGGCACGAGGCGCACCGCGCCACCCGACATCGCAGGCTGCGGCGCGGCGACCAGGTACGTCACCAGGAACAACGAATAGAGCAGAACGGCGTCAACGATCGATACGAACAACGCGGGAACAACGGTGAACCTGCGACTGCGCACTATCACGGCGAACACTGCGGCGGCGACCGTCAACAGCAGGTATGAGGTCGCCGCCGGGACCAAGGCACTCCAGACCGTGGCGAATGGGCGCACCGATTCACAGTCCTTCCTGTTTTCGGCCGCGCCCGATCGCCGCGCGTGACGCAGTAGCGGGCGCGACGATGCGGATCCGAGTTCGCCCACCATGAGAACATCCGCACGTGTCATCACGTTTCAATCACGGGGCCTATTCGGTAAACGAACGCCCACATCGCCGGACACGCGCCGCGGCCCCGCCACCCGCTCTTGACCGACCGTTCCCGCCTTGCCCTGCACGAACAACGGTGCCGGGCCGCTGTTGAGCGGCCCGGCACCGGGGGTGGAACGGATGTCGGCTGTTATTCATCTCTCCGGGGCGACCGAAGCCCGGAAGCGGTGCGCGGCGGCCGGCCCCGGCCTCCCGCGAACCGCGGCCTAGAAGCCCATAGCCTGCGCCCTTCGCTTCACCTCACGCCCGCGGTCGCCGCGCAGCGCGTCGATCGGCGTGCCCGGCAGCGTGTCGTCGGGGGTGAACAGCCAGGTCAGGATCTCGTCCTCGTTGTAGCCGTTGTCCCGGAGCAGGGTGATCGTGCCACCCAGCCCCTTCACGACCGCCGTCTCGCCCAGGAACGCGGCGGGCACTACGAGAATGCCGTCGCGGCGCATGGCGAGCAGGTGTCCGTCACGGATCATTTGGTGCACCCGGGTGACCACAAGTCCCAGACGTTCGGCGACGTCGGGCAGCGGTGTCATCTCCACATCAGGAGCAAGCACATCCGGGGCAGCGGGGATAGCACTCACCTTGAACACGATGCCACAACCACGCATCGGGAGCGTGCCCCGGAAGGGTCATCATCGATACGGTCCGATACCCACCGGGCGCCCTCTGCGACCGAACGGCACCCCGCTGCGCACCGGGCGCAGGTACGGTCGGTGACTCCTGGAACAATCGTCGCAGGCAAGCGACATCCCTGCGGTTGGCGGACACACACCATGACTCCTGAAACACGACCCGGACGCGGAACGGAGCTCGTCGGGGCCATGCTGGAGCGCCGCTACCGGGTGGACTCGGTGATCGCGCGCGGCGGCATGTCCGTCGTCTACCGCGGACTGGACACCCGGCTGGACCGGCCGGTGGCGCTGAAGGTGATGGATTCGCACTACTCGGCGAACCCGTCGTTCGTGGAGCGTTTCGAGCTGGAGGCCCGTTCCGCCGCCCGGTTGCACCATCCCGCGGTGGTGGCCGTGTACGACCAGGGCGTGGACCGGGAGATCGACGGCGACCACGTGT harbors:
- a CDS encoding N-acetyltransferase, which gives rise to MRDVHRDAFAGSEGTPAEVGLVDALRADVGWIPALSIVAVEPDGQIVGHVVATRGHVDGRPALGLGPIGVLSRVQRRGVGSALMHAVLAAADARDEPLVVLLGHTEYYPRFGFVPSTELGIAPPDPEWAAHFQARALTAHTPELTGTFEYAKPFNDL
- a CDS encoding maleylpyruvate isomerase N-terminal domain-containing protein, whose product is MTLKPPADLSIDPGRMLDLIGVEGQLLTAATHDVHPDAPVQGASGRTVAETIWFLGGQCEDVLTWMGASEQTAETWAVPDPVSLREVTARFTARLAELLAEFGTRPPEDACPTWWPEEHTVRFWIRRVLHATTVHRVDVQGAAGVDRTGIDVDVALDGIDEALRLWLGYRLHAVGITSTRPCSVGVSTADAEWLVYADPTRTVVQRTGPDESVSADALISGDPVLIYLWLWGRLPDREITTAGDQDAIAQLWGLLRLATR
- a CDS encoding SAV_6107 family HEPN domain-containing protein, which translates into the protein MSPSAHPHIPGSLPIPAQRRSGDAAQRRQCDTLPARRDDRRGHGDDWLPVTAPAPPAGARALLEQAQTCLRDARIATRATECYVFAHLAALRAATAVVVARSWRSRSRRSGSVWLQLTGVAPELREWAAHFTAGSLRRAAAEAGSPGVTPGEAETCLRHAAEFVDIVERSLSGAAR
- a CDS encoding N-acetyltransferase; this encodes MTAAPSPHIDRIVELTTDQLRARLAEALQVYVDAMGYPPSTAQQRAPMWSAHMMRAGWRCVAAFNDADELVGIGYGYLGVPGQWWHEQVFRGLLTVTPRAEAEQWMRDYFELTELHVRPDSQGGGLGETILRRLLDGAPGHTVLLSTPEGPTRAWKLYRRVGFADVLRHYQFTGDPRPFAVLGRGLPLS
- a CDS encoding DUF885 domain-containing protein yields the protein MASESSGVHQISDRFVDELAVLDPIEATALGLPGGDELLTDYSPDAHRARGELARRSLAEMTATEPADAGERAAKAVFLERIGLDVELHEAGADMSALNVIASPVQNLRQIFDLMPTDTPEQWRTIARRLERMPEAVSNLRAGLTEAAARGDVAAIRQVTKVAEQCETWAGAGGRSSYFASLVGRAEVTDSLRAELDAAATGAARSYAELAEFLRTELAPKAPQADAVGESRYRLWSRYFTGAALDLREAYEWGWEEFAAIEADMKQVADRIRPGATLAEAAAQLDVDPQYRVHGQDGLQQWMQRLSDQALQDLRGTHFDIPDELMALECRIAPPGGGVGAYYTGPTDGFTRPGRMWWSVPADREEFPTWRETTVVYHEGVPGHHLQIATAVHQAGRLNKFQRLACVVSGHAEGWALYAERLMRELGYLGDDGDLLGMLNDQLFRAARVIVDIGMHLELEIPAGTGFHEGERWTPQLAAEFMLTRTVAEPAQVHDEIDRYLGWPGQAPSYKIGERLWRAARDDARARYGAAFDSKDFHRRALELGSMGLDTLREQLAEL
- a CDS encoding DUF3153 domain-containing protein; protein product: MRGETMRGGRRAILMLLMTLVGALLSGCLHTNASVTLTDDDTANGELLLTTETPDGQVPFRLRPPDDLADRVQVTPYNEQGRVGSRLTFRNLEFDELERLSNALSPSDSRYNVHLERQGSLVEFTTMLDMTPLADTDSSIRIELTAPGEVTSTNGKETSGVVTWAPEPGEVSELKATFQYSGSGMGVGFVWTMLLAGLTLCVVIAVAFLAQRSHERERAESGELRS
- a CDS encoding polyprenyl synthetase family protein — its product is MKESAPQLNGLADTTIEDTVESDLPGQVQRTLTEHVESRLAECAELDSGFAAAVRELSRFVLGGGKRIRPTFAWWGWRAAGGAAEGPAAEAMLRTASSLELIQACALVHDDLIDESDTRRGHPTVHRKFARTHYEERWAGGSAQFGMSAAVLLGDLALAWADDMLHTAGLEPAALVRGLRPWRAMRTEMLAGQYLDVFSQVRGDETPEAALRVAELKSASYTVARPLQLGAEIAGADQRTLAALENFGHDIGVAFQLRDDLLGVFGDPEVTGKPAGDDLREGKRTLLIAEALQEARAQGDERAVAELRAVLGDPDVSADRIESARSVLVRLGAQTAVEKRIAELTGSAHRTLNSAGLAEPAATRLGELAVAVTDRTH
- the crtI gene encoding phytoene desaturase family protein, which encodes MRRVPGRTGHVVVVGAGLAGLACALHLAGAGREVTVVERDALPGGRAGRLEFDGYRVDTGPTVLTMPDLVDEALSAVGDSLASRLDLIALHPAYRARFADGSALDVHTDGDAMEQEVRRFAGAEEAAGYRRLRRWLTEVYRAEMGRFIDANFDSPLNLVTPELGRLAALGGFGRLGPAIGRFLRDERLRRVFSFQALYAGLDPRRALALYAVISYMDTVGGVWFPRGGMHALPTAMAAAAASAGVRFRYGAEVDRLEQRSGRVVAVHAGGERIEADAVVLTPDLPVVHRLLGGQRRRLRWSPSAVVVHAGTTRSWPGTAHHTISFGAAWEDTFTEIIKRGRLMSDPSLLVTRPTASDPALAPDGRELHYVLAPCPNLDTADFDWDRLGPAYRDELFATLEARGFDGFADSVEVHRVVTPAGWAAQGHAAGTPFSAAHTFAQTGPFRPRNLLRSPENVVLAGSGTTPGVGVPPVLISGKLAARRITG
- a CDS encoding VanZ family protein, which translates into the protein MRPFATVWSALVPAATSYLLLTVAAAVFAVIVRSRRFTVVPALFVSIVDAVLLYSLFLVTYLVAAPQPAMSGGAVRLVPGTDLGVALQAAPGDLLPWLQLVGNLLLLAPFGALIPVRTSWFGSWSRISLGAIAVTCGIELLQYTVLTGRVVSADDVLLNATGAVLGALVSRPWWGRLPQTLTAARPRPRHALQPQYARSGA
- a CDS encoding Rv2175c family DNA-binding protein, translating into MSAIPAAPDVLAPDVEMTPLPDVAERLGLVVTRVHQMIRDGHLLAMRRDGILVVPAAFLGETAVVKGLGGTITLLRDNGYNEDEILTWLFTPDDTLPGTPIDALRGDRGREVKRRAQAMGF